A genome region from Leptospira langatensis includes the following:
- a CDS encoding dicarboxylate/amino acid:cation symporter, with protein MSVSPSQPSLLSHLKLLLAQKLWFRVLLGLAGGLIVGLYLSPENEFISVKYSKPIAAWLGLPGHFFLILLQIIMIPLVFCSIVLGIHAGETLENLRNFGVRAFLYFVFTTALAVSIGIALASIVEPGRFVDPAGIPRAQIPAKVANTSEPVSIEKIPELIISVLPRNPFQTFASGDMLGVVLLGLLVGIALLSIEREHTTHILPVLHAIFRTSMIFVEWAMRIAPFAVFGLIAQITAKIGIKVLLSLGVYFLTVLGGLVLILVMYSLLLILLARKSPIWFIKNAGEVQLLAFSTSSSAAVLPFTLKTAIEKMGVSRKIAEFIVPLGATVNMDGTALYQAVATVFLSQVYGIELTATSLAFILIATVVASIGTPSTPGLGIVILASILAGVGIPTEGIGIILGVDRILDMCRTTVNVTGDLVACNVFQNREDL; from the coding sequence GGTTTGGCCGGCGGATTGATCGTGGGCCTTTATCTCAGCCCAGAAAACGAATTTATATCCGTTAAGTACTCTAAACCGATCGCTGCTTGGTTAGGCCTGCCGGGGCATTTCTTTTTGATCCTTTTACAGATCATTATGATCCCCCTGGTGTTCTGCTCCATTGTACTTGGGATACATGCGGGGGAAACTTTAGAGAACCTCCGGAATTTCGGGGTACGGGCCTTTCTTTATTTCGTATTTACTACAGCGTTAGCCGTATCTATCGGGATCGCTCTCGCTAGCATAGTCGAGCCAGGACGATTTGTGGATCCTGCAGGGATCCCCAGAGCTCAGATCCCTGCCAAGGTAGCGAATACTTCCGAACCAGTTTCGATAGAGAAAATCCCCGAATTGATTATTTCTGTTCTGCCCAGAAATCCGTTCCAGACTTTCGCGAGTGGGGATATGTTGGGAGTTGTCCTTTTGGGTCTCCTAGTAGGAATAGCCCTCTTATCCATAGAGAGAGAGCACACTACCCATATCTTGCCTGTGTTGCACGCGATTTTTAGGACCAGTATGATCTTTGTAGAATGGGCCATGAGGATCGCGCCTTTCGCCGTATTCGGTCTGATCGCACAGATCACTGCAAAGATAGGCATTAAGGTTTTATTAAGTTTGGGAGTATACTTTCTAACTGTACTAGGGGGACTGGTTCTGATCTTAGTCATGTATTCTTTGCTTCTAATTCTACTCGCAAGAAAAAGTCCGATCTGGTTCATCAAGAACGCGGGTGAAGTTCAATTACTTGCCTTCTCCACATCCAGCTCAGCAGCAGTGCTACCTTTCACTCTCAAGACAGCGATCGAGAAAATGGGAGTGTCCAGAAAGATCGCCGAGTTCATCGTACCCTTGGGTGCCACAGTGAATATGGACGGGACCGCTCTCTACCAAGCAGTTGCCACTGTTTTCCTATCTCAAGTATACGGGATCGAATTAACCGCGACTAGCCTGGCATTTATCCTGATCGCAACGGTGGTCGCTTCTATCGGAACCCCGAGTACTCCGGGGCTAGGCATCGTTATCCTTGCTTCTATTCTAGCGGGAGTAGGAATTCCAACAGAAGGGATCGGGATCATTCTAGGTGTGGATCGGATCCTAGACATGTGCAGGACCACAGTGAATGTAACCGGAGATCTAGTCGCCTGCAATGTATTCCAGAATCGAGAAGATCTTTAA